The DNA window TTGGTTTTTATTTTAGCCAGCACCTTTTTAGCCCTCTATTTTTTATTTCTATCCAATTCAAAATATCAGAAACCTTACGGACAGATCATTTTGGGAATTTTAGTCCTCTTTTTTCTGTACATCCTTCTGATTCCTAACAATATTTTCAAACAATACGGCGGCTCGGTTGCAGAAATCGCGCTGGCTTTTATCGGCTTAAAAATTATCTGCTTCGCATTAATGCTTTTCCTTCCGAAACAACGTTTGAAAATACGGAATGTACTTTATTTCATAACGCTTTTTCTGTACGTTCTACTCATCGTATTCAACGCAGTAAGCGAATATTTCTTCTATAACGAATTCGGACTGAGATATAATTTCATCGCGGTAGATTATCTCATTTACACCAATGAAGTAATAGGAAACATCATGGAAAGTTATCCGGTGGTTCCTCTTTTCTCAGTAATTTTTATTGTAACACTCTCGATCACATTTTTCATTTTTAAAAGAACTAAAAAAGAGCTTTTGGATCTTCCGGATCTGAAGCAGAAATTTATTTTACTGGGATCGTTTATTCTTTTGATTGGAGTAAGCTTATTTGGATTAAATTTCACTACAAAAATGAAAGGAAGCAGTGTTTTTGAAGAAGAAATTCAGGCAAACGGTCTTCCGAAATTCTATTGGGCATTTACCCACAACGAGCTGGATTACTTCCAGTTTTACCCTGAAATCAATCAGAGTCAGGCGGAAAAAAACTTTTTAAGCCAGTTTACTCCACCTGTCCTGAAAAGAAATATTGTTTCTGCAGAACCGGAACTGAAAAAAAATGTGGTCTTAATTTCTATTGAAAGTTTATCCGCAGATTTTTTAGCACATTATGGAAATACACAGAAAATCACTCCTTTTTTAGACAGTTTAGCCGATAAATCATTAATGTTTACCAATCTTTACGCTACCGGAAACAGAACCGTCCGCGGTCTGGAAGCCTTAACGCTCTGCATTCCTCCTACTGCCGGAGAAAGCATTATTAAAAGAGAGAACAACAAAAATAAATTTACCACAGGAAGTGTTTTCAAATCAAAAGGATATGATGTG is part of the Chryseobacterium indicum genome and encodes:
- a CDS encoding LTA synthase family protein — its product is MFVQKTKPFLYLGIFYLIISLIIRIVFFFHPITTASFGVFEVLKIILVGALNDALVFILASTFLALYFLFLSNSKYQKPYGQIILGILVLFFLYILLIPNNIFKQYGGSVAEIALAFIGLKIICFALMLFLPKQRLKIRNVLYFITLFLYVLLIVFNAVSEYFFYNEFGLRYNFIAVDYLIYTNEVIGNIMESYPVVPLFSVIFIVTLSITFFIFKRTKKELLDLPDLKQKFILLGSFILLIGVSLFGLNFTTKMKGSSVFEEEIQANGLPKFYWAFTHNELDYFQFYPEINQSQAEKNFLSQFTPPVLKRNIVSAEPELKKNVVLISIESLSADFLAHYGNTQKITPFLDSLADKSLMFTNLYATGNRTVRGLEALTLCIPPTAGESIIKRENNKNKFTTGSVFKSKGYDVKFLYGGYSYFDNMQDFYAGNGYDIVDRNNFKPEEITFANVWGVADEDMAKKAIQTMNAEAKSGKPFFNHWMTVSNHRPFTYPEGKIDIPGNAKSREGGVKYTDYALKKFFEMAKKQDWYKNTVFVIIADHCASSAGDTELPMDKYRIPAMVFSEGFIQPQKFTQTMSQIDVMPTVFGLLNFSYQSKFLGQDVFSKEFQPKAYVATYQDLGFVKDNYLTVISPVRKVKQYALVQQKNNLAPEFNIYFDENPLKEKEQNKPMVDATISAYQSTSFWLKKNQLNR